A genomic window from Triticum urartu cultivar G1812 chromosome 7, Tu2.1, whole genome shotgun sequence includes:
- the LOC125521201 gene encoding signal recognition particle receptor subunit beta-like, with product MDEWVRQAEAWAGQAEHWIRQQPPEQIYVAVAVIIVTILVLVAASCLKSSKPNTIVLSGLSGSGKTVLFYQLRDGSSHQGTVTSMTHNNATFVLHSELERKGKVKPVHVIDVPGHARLKSKLDEVLPQAAGIVFVVDALDFLSSMQAAAEYLYDILTKATVVKKRIPVLIFCNKTDKVTAHSKEFIKKQLEKEVNKLRESRNAISSADISDEVQLGLPGEAFNFSQCQNKVIVDEGAGLTGDVSAVEQFIREYVKP from the exons ATGGATGAGTGGGTTCGCCAAGCAGAGGCGTGGGCGGGCCAAGCAGAGCACTGGATCCGCCAGCAACCCCCGGAGCAGATTTACGTCGCGGTCGCCGTGATTATTGTAACGATTCTGGTGCTGGTCGCAG CTTCTTGTCTGAAATCATCGAAACCTAACACCATAGTTCTATCCGGGCTTAGTGGCAGCGGCAAAACTGTTCTTTTCTATCAG CTTCGCGATGGATCATCACATCAGGGAACCGTGACTTCGATGACACATAACAATGCTACATTTGTTCTGCACTCGGAGCTGGAAAGG AAAGGCAAAGTAAAACCTGTTCATGTTATCGATGTTCCTGGTCATGCAAGGCTGAAATCGAAGCTTGATGAAGTCCTGCCTCAGGCAGCTGGGATTGTTTTTGTCGTGGATGCTCTAGATTTCTTGTCTAGCATGCAAGCTGCTGCGGA GTACTTGTATGACATTTTGACGAAGGCAACTGTAGTGAAGAAAAGGATTCCTGTTCTGATATTCTGCAACAAGACAGATAAAGTTACAGCTCACTCAAAGGAGTTCATCAAGAAGCAGTTGGAGAAAGAAGT AAACAAGCTCCGGGAATCAAGGAACGCCATATCATCCGCTGACATCAGTGATGAAGTCCAACTTGGGTTACCTGGAGAGGCATTCAACTTCAGCCAGTGCCAGAACAAGGTGATAGTTGATGAAGGTGCTGGTCTGACTGGTGATGTTTCAGCAGTTGAGCAGTTCATCCGCGAGTATGTGAAGCCGTAG